The following nucleotide sequence is from Synechococcus sp. KORDI-52.
GTGCCCAGTTGGCTGTGCCCACCCGCAGCCTGCTGCGGCTGGATGAAGACATCGCCGGCGGCATGAGCCGCACAGCCTTGGAACAGGCCGCGGATCTGTTGCTGATCGGTGCAGCCCGCAGCGACCAACTCCGGGCCTGGCTGATGGGCGACATCGTTGATGGGGTCTGCCGCACGGCCCACTGTCCGGTGGTGGTGGTGAACCTGGGCCGTGAGACCGATAGCGCACTGGGCCGGATTCTCGTTCCGATCAAAGACCTCTCCGCCAGCGCCCGCGAGCAGTTTGAACTGGCGCTGCGGGTGATCAACTCAGCCCCGGAGGATCAGCGCGTGCGGATCACCCTGCTGCATGTGCATGACCCCCGCTTCAGTGGTCAGGACCGTCACTGGATGGAGCAACAGCTGATCCGCTGGCGACCCTCAGGTATTCCGGAGGAACGGTTTCACATTGTGATCGTGCGGGGGCCTGGCATCGACGGGGCGATCCATCGGCTCAGCCGTGAACATGATCTGGTGATCCTGCGTACCCAGCGCAGGAGGGTGGCCGGTCTGCCGATCCCCGGCAGTGATCGCACCAGCAAGTTGATCCGCCAGCTGCCCTGTGCGGCGATGGTGATCAGTGATCCCTTGGTCTAGGCGGGCGTTCTCAATCTCCCCTTCCGCAGACGGGATCGGCACGCGAAGATGCAACTCAGCGTTGACCCCATGGCAGAAGATCCCTCCGCCAAATCGTCCTCAGAGGCCAACAAATGGCCGATCGCTTCTGCTGTGGTGGTGGGTCTCAGCGGTGGTTTGATGCTGTCTGTGCCCCTGAGTCGGTGGATCAACACGGAACTGCCCAGCACGGCAGATCAACCGCTGGTTTTGCCGCAGCCCACGCCACTGACCAATCCATTCGCCGGCTGGACTGGCTTCGGTGCCAGGGAAGTGGTGGTGCTGGGGCGGGATCGCACAGGTGATAACACCGATGTGATCTTTACGGTGCGGGTGAACGGCACCACCACAACGATCACCCAGATCCCCCGCGATAGCTACATCGATGCCGAGGGTTTCGGAGGCATGAAACTCAACGCCCTGATGGCCTATGGCGGTGTGGAGGCGGTGGAGCGGGAGTTGTCGCGTCTGATGAACCGCCCGATCCACCATCACATTGTGGTGCGCCTGGATGCGATCGAAACCCTGGCCAATCTGGTGGGGGGCATCGAGGTGGATGTACCCAAGCGGCTTTACTACCACGACCGCAGTCAAAACCTGCTGATCGATCTGCAACCGGGGCCTCAGCTGTTGAAGGGCAAGGACCTGGAGGGCTTTCTGCGCTGGCGCAACGATGGCCGTGGCGATTTCGGGCGCCTGGAACGGCAACAGTTGGCGCTGAAAGGCCTGTTCGAGCGCATGAAACAACCGCAGAATCTCATTCGCCTACCCGCCTTGATCAGTGCTGCAGGGCAGGCGTTGGAGACGGATCTTGGACCGATGGAACTCGGCGGTCTGATCACCGCAATGGGCACCACAGACCTTGACGCCTCCAGCCTGAGTGCGGTGCCGTTCTATGCGGATGGCATTAGTTATCTCGACACGGAGTGGCCCGCCAAATCGAGTAGTGGAGCTGAGGCCACTGAGGCCAGCAGCCAACGCTTCCGCTTCGTGTTCTGATCAGATCAGAAGGTTGAGTGAGCGAACCACCCGGCCGCAGAGATCACTCACTTTTGTCCAGCGGTCTTCGTTGACACTGGTGGCCAGGGTATAGAGCCTGCCGCGGTCAACCACCACTGTCGCCAGCTCGTGGCGGTCGCGGTCTTCCAGATGCACGACGTATTCGAGGTCATAGAAGGTGTGGCCGTTCACCTCGCGCTCCTGAGCTTCCACCAGCTCTGCAGTGCGGCCGCTACCGGCGGTGGCGATCACTTCACGGCGAAGGCGCTCTCCAACGGCGACGGCGCTGCCCAGTTCACTCAGCTCGTTGTCTTCGTTCACCTTGTTGACCATCAGGCTGACGGTCTCATCGCTATGGATGAGGTCGTGAAACACCACCCGCGGCCCGTTGCTCACCTGCACTTGGGTCCAACCGGTGGGATAAAGGAAGGCGAAGCGACCATCCGGGCTCTGGTACGACTGCAGTCCAGCTGTCGGACCCGCTGCACAGGCTCCAAGCACCAGCACCAAGACGCCGCAAACGATCACGCGAGCCAGAGACTGGAGGAGCTGCATGAACCGAGCGATCATTCCACGGGCCATTCTGCCGTTGCGGCCTGATGGGCGTGACCCCCCCGGCGGCAAAGGATCTCCGCAACTCCTAAATTCCCCGAATTGGCGGCAGACCACTGAGCGGCTTCACCCGACCGTTAGCCCGACTGATTGATCAGTTCGAGCGTCTGCCCGGCATCGGCCCGCGCACGGCTCAGAGGCTCGCCCTGCATCTGTTGAATCAGCCGGAGGAGCAGATTCATCAGTTCGCTGATGCTCTGTTGGCGGCCCGCACCCAGGTGGGCCAGTGCCAGACCTGCTTCCACCTTTCCGCTGATCCCGAATGTGAGATCTGCCGCAACCATGAGCGGCGCAATGGCGTGATCTGCGTGGTGGCGGATTCCCGTGATCTTCTGGCCCTGGAGCGCACCCGTGAATTTCAGGGGCGCTACCACGTGCTCGGTGGTCTGATCTCACCCATGGATGGAATTGGTCCGGAGCTGCTGCATGTGACCCCATTGGTGCAGCGCATCACCAATGAGGAGATCAGTGAGGTGATCCTGGCCCTCACCCCCAGCGTGGAAGGGGACACCACCAGCTTGTATCTGGGGCGGTTGCTGAAGCCCTTCTGTTCGGTGAGCCGGATCGCCTACGGCCTGCCGATGGGCAGTGAACTGGAATACGCCGATGAGGTCACCCTGAGCAGGGCCCTTGAAGGGCGCCGGCCGGTATGAGCAAGTACAGCGCCATCCCTCCCGCCGAGCGACTGCCGGACTGGCTGCGGCGGCCTATCGGCAATGCCTCTGAGTTGGAGCGGGTGCAGGGGCTGGTGAAGCAGAACCGCCTCCACACCATCTGTGAGGAGGGGCGCTGCCCCAACCGCGGCGAGTGCTACGCCGCTGGTACGGCGACGTTTCTGTTGGGCGGCTCGATCTGCACCCGCAGTTGTGCCTTCTGTCAGGTGGACAAGGGCCAGGCCCCGATGCCGGTGGATGCCGCGGAAGCCGAGCGGGTGGCCGATGCGGTGGAAGCGATGCAGCTCCGTTATGTGGTGCTCACGGCGGTGGCCCGCGACGATCTCGCCGATCACGGCGCCAGTCTGTTCACCAGCACCATGGCGGCGATCCGCGCTCGCAATCCGCTGATCGCCCTTGAGGTGCTCACCCCCGATTTCTGGGGGGGCGTGGCGGATCAGGCGCGAGCGGTGACGGCTCAACGGGAGCGGCTGACTACGGTGCTGCAGGCTCAGCCGGTGTGCTTCAACCACAATCTGGAAACAGTGCAGCGGCTGCAGGGGGAGGTGCGCCGCGGTGCAACCTATGAACGATCCCTGGGTTTACTGGCGGCTGCCCGTGAGCTGGCGCCGGAGATCCCCACCAAAAGTGGCCTGATGCTTGGCCTGGGGGAGACCCGCGATGAAGTGATCGCCACCCTTCAAGATCTCCGCAGTGTGGATTGCCAACGGATCACCCTGGGGCAGTATCTGCGCCCCTCGCTGGAGCACATTACGGTGGCCCGCTACTGGACGCCGCAGGAGTTCGATGAGCTGGCGGATGTGGCCCGAGAGCTGGGCTTTGCCCAGGTGCGCAGTGGCCCGCTGGTGCGCAGCAGCTATCACGCCGCCGACTGACGCCAGCTCCGCAGACTGCGCTCCAGCACGGTGGAAAGATCACCACTCATCAGGGCCCCGGCGCCGCCCCAGACCATGCGCAGGGGCAGATCCCAGAGCGCTGCTTCCACATCGCGGGATTTGCTGAAGCCGCGTTGGCGGAAGTAGCGCACCAGCCGGCGGTGCTGTTGTTCGTCGTCGCGGATGGCCAGCAATCGGGCCCGTGAGCAGGGGGTAGCCTCCTGGGCCCAGGCCATGGTGGCGGCCCAGATCAGATCACCCACACCCGCAGGCGCTGTCGGCATCACCCGCATGGTGTCGAGCTGCAGGCCGGTGGCGGCGGG
It contains:
- a CDS encoding LCP family protein, which produces MAEDPSAKSSSEANKWPIASAVVVGLSGGLMLSVPLSRWINTELPSTADQPLVLPQPTPLTNPFAGWTGFGAREVVVLGRDRTGDNTDVIFTVRVNGTTTTITQIPRDSYIDAEGFGGMKLNALMAYGGVEAVERELSRLMNRPIHHHIVVRLDAIETLANLVGGIEVDVPKRLYYHDRSQNLLIDLQPGPQLLKGKDLEGFLRWRNDGRGDFGRLERQQLALKGLFERMKQPQNLIRLPALISAAGQALETDLGPMELGGLITAMGTTDLDASSLSAVPFYADGISYLDTEWPAKSSSGAEATEASSQRFRFVF
- the psbP gene encoding photosystem II reaction center PsbP — protein: MARGMIARFMQLLQSLARVIVCGVLVLVLGACAAGPTAGLQSYQSPDGRFAFLYPTGWTQVQVSNGPRVVFHDLIHSDETVSLMVNKVNEDNELSELGSAVAVGERLRREVIATAGSGRTAELVEAQEREVNGHTFYDLEYVVHLEDRDRHELATVVVDRGRLYTLATSVNEDRWTKVSDLCGRVVRSLNLLI
- the recR gene encoding recombination mediator RecR, whose protein sequence is MSGFTRPLARLIDQFERLPGIGPRTAQRLALHLLNQPEEQIHQFADALLAARTQVGQCQTCFHLSADPECEICRNHERRNGVICVVADSRDLLALERTREFQGRYHVLGGLISPMDGIGPELLHVTPLVQRITNEEISEVILALTPSVEGDTTSLYLGRLLKPFCSVSRIAYGLPMGSELEYADEVTLSRALEGRRPV
- the lipA gene encoding lipoyl synthase, whose amino-acid sequence is MSKYSAIPPAERLPDWLRRPIGNASELERVQGLVKQNRLHTICEEGRCPNRGECYAAGTATFLLGGSICTRSCAFCQVDKGQAPMPVDAAEAERVADAVEAMQLRYVVLTAVARDDLADHGASLFTSTMAAIRARNPLIALEVLTPDFWGGVADQARAVTAQRERLTTVLQAQPVCFNHNLETVQRLQGEVRRGATYERSLGLLAAARELAPEIPTKSGLMLGLGETRDEVIATLQDLRSVDCQRITLGQYLRPSLEHITVARYWTPQEFDELADVARELGFAQVRSGPLVRSSYHAAD